The Pseudomonas sp. R4-35-07 genome contains a region encoding:
- a CDS encoding protealysin inhibitor emfourin, whose product MRISIKENGGPAFFPGLAQPRSVELDKLPEQDQQELRQLIEKSDFFQLPQSTQPSSDNPGQVHYTLTVSEGEREHTVCVLAPVKSQALDGLVQCVRRHIR is encoded by the coding sequence ATGCGCATCTCGATCAAGGAAAACGGCGGCCCGGCGTTTTTTCCGGGCCTGGCCCAGCCGCGCAGTGTCGAGCTGGACAAATTGCCCGAGCAGGACCAGCAGGAGTTGCGGCAACTGATCGAGAAATCGGACTTTTTCCAGTTGCCGCAAAGCACCCAACCCTCCTCCGACAACCCGGGGCAGGTGCATTACACGCTCACCGTGAGTGAAGGTGAGCGTGAACACACGGTGTGCGTATTGGCGCCGGTGAAGTCGCAGGCGCTGGACGGGTTGGTGCAGTGCGTGCGACGGCATATTCGCTGA
- a CDS encoding M4 family metallopeptidase — protein MCVRQSRNPIFCLIPPYMLDQIARHGDKAQREVALRTRAKDSTFRSLRMVAVPARGPARMALVAGAEKQRSIYSADNTDSLPGKLIRSEGQPASGDAAVDEAYDGLGATFDFFDQVFDRNSIDDAGMALDASVHFGQDYNNAFWNSTQMVFGDGDQQLFNRFTVALDVIGHELAHGVTEDEAKLMYFNQSGALNESLSDVFGSLIKQYALQQKAEDADWLIGKGLFTKKIKGTALRSMKAPGTAFDDKLLGKDPQPGHMDDFVHTYDDNGGVHINSGIPNHAFYQVATRIGGFAWERAGRIWYDALRDARLRPNSGFLRFARITYDVAGRLYGANKDEQKAVKEGWKAVGINV, from the coding sequence ATGTGTGTTCGCCAATCGCGCAACCCGATTTTCTGCCTGATCCCGCCGTACATGCTCGACCAGATCGCGCGCCACGGCGATAAAGCCCAACGCGAGGTGGCGCTGCGCACGCGCGCCAAGGACAGCACGTTCCGCTCGTTGCGCATGGTCGCCGTGCCCGCCAGAGGCCCGGCGCGCATGGCGCTGGTGGCAGGTGCCGAGAAACAGCGCTCGATCTACAGCGCCGACAACACCGACAGCCTGCCAGGCAAGCTGATCCGCAGCGAAGGGCAACCCGCCAGCGGTGATGCGGCGGTGGACGAGGCCTATGACGGCCTGGGCGCGACCTTCGACTTTTTCGACCAGGTCTTTGACCGCAATTCCATCGACGATGCCGGCATGGCGCTGGATGCCAGCGTGCACTTCGGCCAGGACTACAACAATGCGTTCTGGAATTCGACCCAGATGGTCTTTGGCGATGGCGACCAGCAACTGTTCAATCGCTTCACCGTGGCACTCGACGTGATCGGCCATGAATTGGCCCACGGGGTCACCGAGGATGAAGCCAAACTGATGTACTTCAACCAGTCCGGTGCGTTGAACGAGTCGCTGTCGGACGTGTTCGGCTCATTGATCAAGCAATATGCGCTGCAGCAAAAGGCCGAAGACGCCGATTGGCTGATCGGCAAGGGGCTGTTCACGAAGAAAATCAAAGGCACTGCCCTGCGCTCGATGAAGGCCCCCGGCACCGCGTTTGACGACAAGTTGCTGGGCAAGGACCCGCAGCCGGGGCACATGGATGATTTTGTGCACACCTACGACGACAACGGCGGCGTGCATATCAATTCCGGTATTCCCAACCATGCGTTCTATCAGGTTGCCACCCGGATCGGCGGCTTTGCCTGGGAGCGTGCCGGGCGCATCTGGTACGACGCGTTGCGCGACGCGCGGTTGCGGCCGAACTCAGGGTTTCTGCGTTTTGCACGTATCACTTACGATGTGGCCGGGCGCCTCTACGGCGCGAACAAGGATGAGCAGAAGGCCGTCAAGGAAGGTTGGAAAGCAGTGGGCATTAACGTCTGA
- a CDS encoding DNA/RNA non-specific endonuclease, whose amino-acid sequence MPARNVKIDLAYRPRLADLRPLITPTPSLLEARAAAPRVTAAKDLQDRRGYAEDFLGSFAVQWPTLDPAQASDAQPGRLDYMHFSISMSRSRRLALYVGVNIDGAKHVDIVRSNDTWAYDGRLPIDAQVGEDLYAGNGLDRGHLVRRQDPNWGADANTANGDTFHFTNCSPQMSGFNQKTWLELEDYILDNTQRWKARASVFTGPVFADDDRLYRGVKIPKAFWKVVAYLSDDGKPSASAYMIDQSRELGQLDLVFGPLRTYQRSVIQIEQLTGIRFGNLADYDGFSNEERATGTRIEALIRGPGDIRL is encoded by the coding sequence ATGCCCGCACGCAACGTCAAAATCGACCTGGCCTACCGCCCAAGGCTTGCCGACCTTCGCCCCTTGATCACGCCTACGCCCTCGCTGCTGGAAGCCAGGGCCGCAGCGCCCCGCGTCACCGCAGCCAAGGACCTGCAAGACCGGCGCGGCTACGCCGAGGATTTTCTCGGCAGCTTCGCGGTGCAATGGCCCACGCTGGACCCGGCCCAGGCAAGCGACGCCCAGCCCGGGCGCCTGGACTACATGCACTTTTCCATCAGCATGTCGCGTTCCCGACGGTTGGCGCTGTATGTCGGTGTCAACATCGACGGCGCCAAGCACGTGGATATCGTGCGCAGCAACGACACCTGGGCCTACGATGGCCGCCTGCCGATCGATGCCCAGGTGGGCGAAGACCTCTACGCCGGCAATGGCCTTGACCGTGGCCACCTGGTGCGGCGCCAGGACCCCAACTGGGGCGCCGACGCAAACACCGCCAACGGCGACACCTTCCATTTCACCAACTGCTCGCCGCAGATGAGCGGCTTCAACCAGAAAACCTGGCTGGAACTGGAGGACTACATTCTCGACAACACCCAGCGCTGGAAAGCCCGCGCCAGCGTATTTACCGGCCCGGTGTTCGCCGATGACGACCGCCTGTACCGGGGCGTGAAAATCCCCAAGGCGTTCTGGAAAGTCGTGGCCTACCTTAGTGACGACGGCAAGCCTTCCGCCAGCGCCTATATGATCGACCAGAGCCGCGAGCTGGGCCAACTGGACCTGGTATTCGGCCCGCTCAGAACCTACCAGCGCAGTGTGATCCAGATCGAGCAATTGACCGGCATCCGCTTCGGCAACCTGGCCGACTACGACGGTTTCAGCAACGAAGAGCGCGCCACGGGAACGCGGATCGAAGCGCTGATCCGGGGGCCTGGGGACATTCGCCTGTAA
- a CDS encoding ABC transporter substrate-binding protein: MLPRVTALIIGLGCCALAHAAPTHYPLTLENCGSPVTFQQAPARSVTIGQAATEMLYALGVADKVVGTSLWFNTVLAQYQAQDARIERLANNEPSFEAVIAKRPQLVAAELEWVVGPQGVVGTREQFQELNIPTYLLPSDCEDKDNRVGADGTRLQPFRIETIYKGLSQLAEIFDVQARGQQLTDELKARLATSIATVQRKGLKQASALVWFSSAEMASDPYVAGHKGVPEFMLHTLGLRNVVQSDEEWPAVGWETLAKANPTFLVIARMDRRRYPADDHEKKLAFLRSDPVTRNMDAVKHNRIIILDALALQASLRTFDGLDQLAAAIDGYDLAQ, translated from the coding sequence ATGCTGCCACGCGTTACGGCCCTGATCATCGGCCTGGGTTGCTGCGCCCTGGCCCACGCCGCGCCTACCCACTACCCGCTGACCCTGGAAAACTGCGGCAGCCCCGTCACGTTCCAGCAGGCGCCCGCGCGCAGCGTGACCATCGGCCAGGCCGCCACCGAGATGCTGTATGCGTTGGGCGTGGCCGATAAAGTGGTCGGCACCTCGCTGTGGTTCAACACCGTATTGGCGCAGTACCAGGCGCAGGACGCGCGCATCGAGCGCCTGGCCAATAACGAACCGAGCTTCGAAGCAGTGATCGCCAAGCGCCCGCAACTGGTGGCCGCCGAGCTGGAATGGGTGGTCGGGCCCCAAGGCGTCGTGGGCACCCGCGAGCAGTTTCAGGAACTGAACATCCCGACCTACTTGCTGCCCTCCGACTGCGAAGACAAAGACAACCGGGTGGGCGCCGATGGCACGCGACTGCAGCCGTTTCGCATCGAGACGATCTACAAGGGCCTCAGCCAATTGGCCGAGATCTTCGACGTACAGGCGCGCGGCCAGCAACTGACCGATGAACTCAAGGCGCGCCTGGCCACGTCCATCGCCACCGTGCAGCGCAAAGGCTTGAAGCAAGCCAGCGCGCTGGTATGGTTCTCCAGCGCCGAAATGGCCAGCGACCCCTACGTGGCCGGCCATAAAGGTGTACCCGAATTCATGCTGCACACCCTCGGCCTGCGCAACGTGGTGCAGTCCGATGAAGAATGGCCCGCCGTCGGCTGGGAAACCCTCGCCAAGGCCAACCCCACCTTCCTGGTGATCGCGCGCATGGACCGGCGCCGCTATCCCGCCGACGACCATGAAAAGAAGCTGGCCTTTCTGCGCAGCGACCCCGTGACCCGCAACATGGACGCAGTCAAACACAACCGCATCATCATCCTCGACGCCCTGGCGCTGCAGGCCAGCCTGCGCACATTCGACGGCCTTGACCAACTGGCTGCGGCCATCGACGGCTACGACCTGGCGCAATGA
- a CDS encoding iron ABC transporter permease — protein sequence MIRTVLALTLLLIALLAGVAIGETAISPQVVLQVLANKLWAAGYALDPIDEGVVWNYRLTRALVAGACGAGLATCGVILQSLLRNPLADPYLLGISAGASTGAVLIALIGVGGGLISLSAGAFVGAMAAFALVILLARASGSSSGTGQIILAGIAGSQLFNALTAFLITKSASSEQARGIMFWLLGNLSGVRWPSVWLAVPMAVVGLMVCLWHRRALDAFTFGTDSAAALGIPVRRVQFVLVGCAAVVTAVMVSIVGSIGFVGLVIPHAMRLMLGTGHSRLLPASALGGALFLIAADVLSRTLIKGQVIPVGVVTALVGAPVFALILIGRRNAR from the coding sequence ATGATACGGACCGTGCTCGCCCTCACACTGCTGCTGATCGCCCTGCTTGCCGGCGTGGCCATCGGCGAAACGGCCATCTCGCCGCAGGTTGTGCTCCAAGTGCTCGCCAACAAACTCTGGGCGGCCGGCTACGCACTCGACCCCATCGATGAAGGCGTGGTGTGGAACTACCGCCTGACCCGCGCCCTGGTGGCCGGCGCCTGCGGTGCGGGCCTGGCGACGTGCGGGGTGATCCTGCAATCGTTGCTGCGCAACCCGTTGGCCGATCCGTACCTGTTGGGCATCAGCGCCGGGGCTTCGACCGGCGCGGTGCTGATCGCGTTGATCGGGGTGGGCGGCGGTTTGATTTCGCTGTCGGCGGGCGCATTCGTCGGCGCCATGGCCGCGTTCGCCCTGGTGATTCTGCTGGCGCGGGCCAGCGGCTCGTCCAGCGGCACCGGGCAGATCATCCTCGCCGGCATCGCAGGCTCGCAGCTGTTCAATGCGCTCACCGCGTTCCTGATCACCAAATCCGCCAGCTCCGAACAGGCGCGGGGCATCATGTTCTGGCTGCTCGGCAACCTCAGCGGCGTGCGTTGGCCGTCGGTGTGGCTGGCGGTGCCGATGGCGGTCGTGGGGCTGATGGTGTGCCTGTGGCACCGTCGCGCACTGGATGCGTTTACCTTCGGCACGGATTCGGCGGCCGCCCTCGGCATCCCGGTGCGCCGCGTGCAATTCGTGCTGGTGGGCTGCGCGGCAGTGGTGACGGCGGTGATGGTGTCGATTGTCGGCTCCATCGGATTTGTCGGGCTGGTGATCCCCCATGCCATGCGCTTGATGCTGGGTACCGGGCACTCCCGCCTGCTGCCCGCCAGCGCCCTGGGCGGCGCGTTGTTCCTGATCGCCGCCGATGTGCTGTCGCGCACCCTGATCAAAGGCCAGGTGATTCCGGTGGGGGTGGTCACCGCGCTGGTCGGCGCGCCGGTGTTTGCGCTGATCCTGATCGGTCGGAGGAATGCGCGATGA
- a CDS encoding ABC transporter ATP-binding protein, with the protein MSVLSCSGLGFKVREAELLCDVHLEVAAGETLGIVGPNGSGKSTLLKLLAGLRTPASGEVRLGDKRLVDLSRRAIAQHVAVVEQQADTDDAIRVFDAVALGRTPWLSALSPWSNEDDTIVRQALHDVDATHLSHRAWRSLSGGERQRVHIARALAQRPQILLLDEPTNHLDIQHQLTILKGVQALPVTTLIALHDLNQALTCDRLAVLDRGRLVALGKPLEVLTPQRLQATFGVQAHYLTDPFDGAQILRLRSA; encoded by the coding sequence ATGAGTGTGTTGAGCTGCAGTGGGCTCGGCTTCAAGGTGCGCGAGGCCGAGTTGCTGTGCGACGTCCACCTTGAGGTTGCGGCGGGTGAAACCCTGGGTATCGTCGGGCCGAACGGGTCGGGCAAATCGACCTTGCTCAAGTTGCTCGCGGGGTTGCGTACGCCGGCCAGCGGTGAGGTGCGCCTGGGCGACAAGCGTTTAGTCGACTTGTCGCGCCGCGCCATCGCGCAGCACGTGGCCGTGGTGGAACAACAGGCCGATACCGACGACGCCATCCGCGTGTTCGATGCGGTCGCCCTGGGCCGCACGCCGTGGCTGTCGGCACTGAGCCCCTGGTCGAACGAAGATGACACCATCGTGCGCCAGGCCTTGCACGACGTGGACGCCACACACCTGAGCCATCGCGCCTGGCGCAGCCTCTCCGGCGGCGAACGCCAACGCGTGCATATCGCCCGCGCACTGGCGCAGCGCCCGCAGATTCTACTGCTGGACGAGCCGACCAACCACTTGGACATCCAGCACCAACTGACGATTCTCAAAGGCGTGCAGGCGCTTCCGGTCACCACCTTGATTGCCCTGCACGACCTCAACCAGGCGCTGACCTGTGATCGCCTGGCCGTGCTCGACCGGGGCCGGCTGGTGGCGCTGGGTAAACCGCTGGAGGTACTGACCCCGCAACGGTTGCAGGCCACCTTCGGTGTGCAGGCGCATTACCTGACCGACCCGTTCGACGGCGCGCAGATTCTACGCTTGCGCTCAGCCTGA
- a CDS encoding ATP-binding protein: MHSFLSGGGELASLIQSKDWSATPLGPIEAWPQSLRTTVSLCLASNFPINIIWGPENTQIYNDGYKVLCGESHPRALGEGYHVTWASAWPAIGGPFTEALEGQTSFLENQRMFLTRNGYLEETFFTFSISPIRDETGGIGGLFHPVTETTVTILAERRTRALRDLTGQLAVADDLPKLIALTVQTLAGFNFDIPFLLFYEWDAQGKGYRLAQHSGIAANTAASPAWIDAADTTPWPLGAACEQKRTLQVDNIEALFAGVACGPYPEPSQTAFVLPLVVPDDTQAPLILVAGASPRLPMNDIYRGLYELLGAALSAALATVRAREYERQRADALAAIDQAKTTFFTNISHEFRTPLTLMLGPLEESLALGDTLPEDERERVTLAYRNGQRLLKLVNSLLEFSRIEAGRAQATYAPVDLPALTADLASNFRSACERAGLALLIDTTPLPEAAYVDRDMWEKVVLNLISNAFKFTLAGHIRVSVAPTADGSAAQVRVSDTGTGIAAHELPRLFERFHQIENPVGRSFEGSGIGLALVDELVRLQGGTLEVTSELGVGTTFSIRLPLGNRHVPKPLHTEALLHGSTTNVSAYVEEALGWLPDASALVDEAQTHPEPDAESFQGHVLLADDNADMRAYVARLLYAAGLDVETVTDGQAALQAARENPPQLILTDVMMPVLDGFGLLRAVREDPRLQTTPVILLSARAGEEARAEGLAAGADDYLIKPFSARELVSRVTSHLERARNRRVATLRESEARLRLAIDAGQIGEWELDIGADSSVRAERHDQIFGYHERVAHWGMQTFLEHVLPEDRKVVEAAFTRAVAQGSSWDFQCRIRRVDDQQVRWILVRSMPQLDAHGRTLKMFGLVQDITDQKRVELGMQALNETLEQRISEAMEERSKAEEQLRQAQKLEALGQLTGGVAHDFNNLLTVIRSSLDLLERPELPEARRSRYLAAISDTVNRAARLTGQLLAFARRQALKPQAFDVSHSVTSLVEMIESLCGAHIRVITELAPYDCFVYADSSQFDSALVNVVVNARDAMKGVGTLTVAVASVDTLPALRGQPAVPGAFVAIAVSDTGSGIRPEHLERIFEPFFTTKNVGQGTGLGLSQVFGFAKQSGGEVRVSTEFGRGSTFTLYLPKVIARPREPEVELEAAPMTEGRGTHVLVVEDNVEVGTFATQALKLLSDEADAFDVVFSDVMMPGMNGLELAKEIQRLWPALPIVLTSGYSHVLAQQGTHGFDLLHKPYSIHQLLLILRRACSTSAGSG; the protein is encoded by the coding sequence ATGCATTCCTTCTTGTCGGGCGGTGGCGAACTGGCCTCCCTGATCCAGTCCAAAGATTGGTCGGCAACCCCGCTGGGGCCGATCGAAGCCTGGCCACAGAGCCTGCGCACCACCGTCAGCCTGTGCCTGGCGTCCAATTTTCCGATCAATATCATCTGGGGCCCCGAGAACACCCAGATCTATAACGACGGCTACAAGGTGCTGTGCGGCGAGTCGCATCCACGCGCCTTGGGCGAGGGTTACCACGTGACCTGGGCCAGTGCGTGGCCGGCCATCGGCGGGCCCTTCACCGAGGCGCTGGAGGGGCAAACCAGTTTTCTGGAAAACCAGCGCATGTTCCTCACGCGCAATGGTTACCTGGAGGAGACCTTCTTCACCTTTTCCATTTCACCCATTCGCGATGAAACCGGCGGCATCGGCGGACTGTTTCACCCGGTGACGGAAACCACGGTGACCATCCTCGCCGAGCGGCGCACCCGTGCGTTGCGCGATCTGACCGGGCAGTTGGCAGTTGCCGATGACTTGCCCAAACTGATCGCGTTGACGGTGCAGACGCTGGCGGGGTTCAACTTTGATATTCCGTTCTTGCTGTTTTATGAGTGGGACGCCCAAGGCAAGGGTTACCGCCTGGCACAACACAGCGGTATCGCCGCCAACACCGCCGCGTCACCGGCCTGGATCGACGCGGCCGACACCACGCCCTGGCCGTTGGGCGCCGCGTGCGAGCAAAAGCGCACGCTGCAGGTGGACAACATCGAGGCGCTGTTTGCCGGCGTGGCTTGCGGGCCCTACCCGGAGCCGTCCCAGACTGCCTTTGTGTTGCCGCTGGTGGTGCCGGACGACACGCAGGCCCCGTTGATTCTGGTGGCCGGCGCGTCACCCCGCTTGCCGATGAACGATATTTACCGGGGGCTCTACGAACTGCTGGGCGCAGCGCTCTCGGCGGCACTGGCCACCGTACGTGCGCGCGAGTATGAGCGCCAGCGTGCCGACGCCCTGGCGGCGATCGACCAGGCCAAGACCACCTTTTTCACCAACATCAGCCATGAATTTCGCACGCCCCTGACCTTGATGCTCGGGCCGCTGGAAGAGTCGCTGGCCTTGGGCGATACGCTGCCCGAGGATGAGCGTGAGCGGGTCACGCTGGCTTACCGCAACGGCCAGCGCCTGCTCAAGCTGGTCAACTCACTGCTGGAGTTTTCCCGCATTGAGGCCGGCCGCGCCCAGGCGACCTATGCGCCGGTGGACCTGCCGGCACTCACCGCTGACCTGGCCTCCAACTTCCGATCGGCCTGCGAGCGCGCCGGCCTGGCGTTGCTCATCGACACCACACCTTTGCCCGAGGCGGCCTACGTCGACCGCGACATGTGGGAAAAGGTGGTGCTTAACCTGATCTCCAACGCCTTCAAATTCACCCTGGCCGGGCACATCCGCGTCAGCGTTGCGCCCACCGCCGATGGCAGCGCTGCCCAGGTGCGCGTGAGTGACACTGGCACCGGCATCGCGGCCCATGAGCTGCCGCGTTTGTTCGAGCGCTTCCACCAGATCGAAAACCCCGTCGGCCGCTCGTTCGAAGGCTCGGGGATCGGCCTGGCGCTGGTGGATGAACTGGTCAGGCTGCAAGGCGGCACGCTGGAAGTGACCAGTGAGCTAGGGGTAGGCACGACGTTCAGCATCCGGCTGCCGCTGGGCAACCGGCATGTACCCAAGCCGCTGCACACCGAGGCGTTGCTGCACGGTTCTACCACCAATGTGAGTGCCTACGTGGAGGAGGCGCTTGGCTGGTTGCCGGATGCGTCAGCGCTGGTTGACGAGGCCCAGACACACCCTGAGCCTGATGCCGAGTCCTTCCAGGGCCACGTGCTGCTGGCGGACGATAATGCCGATATGCGCGCTTACGTCGCGCGCTTGCTGTACGCCGCCGGCCTGGACGTGGAAACCGTGACCGATGGGCAGGCCGCGCTGCAGGCGGCCCGCGAAAACCCGCCGCAACTGATCCTTACCGACGTGATGATGCCGGTCCTCGATGGCTTTGGCCTATTGCGCGCCGTGCGTGAAGACCCGCGCTTGCAGACGACGCCGGTGATTCTGCTGTCGGCCCGTGCGGGTGAAGAAGCCCGCGCCGAGGGCCTGGCCGCCGGCGCCGATGACTACCTGATCAAACCGTTTTCGGCGCGCGAGCTGGTCTCCCGTGTCACCTCGCATCTGGAGCGCGCCCGCAACCGCCGCGTGGCGACACTGCGCGAGAGTGAAGCGCGGTTGCGCCTGGCAATCGACGCCGGGCAGATCGGCGAATGGGAACTGGATATCGGCGCCGACAGCTCGGTGCGCGCCGAGCGGCACGACCAGATTTTCGGTTACCACGAGCGGGTGGCGCACTGGGGCATGCAGACGTTCCTGGAACATGTGCTGCCCGAAGACCGCAAGGTGGTCGAGGCGGCGTTCACGCGCGCGGTGGCCCAGGGCAGCAGCTGGGATTTCCAGTGCCGCATCCGCCGCGTTGATGACCAGCAGGTGCGCTGGATCCTGGTGCGCAGCATGCCGCAACTCGACGCCCACGGGCGCACCCTGAAAATGTTCGGTTTGGTGCAGGACATCACCGATCAGAAACGGGTCGAGCTGGGCATGCAGGCGCTCAATGAAACCCTCGAACAACGCATCTCCGAGGCCATGGAAGAGCGCAGCAAGGCCGAAGAACAACTGCGCCAGGCGCAAAAACTCGAAGCCCTGGGCCAACTCACCGGCGGCGTGGCCCATGACTTCAATAACCTGTTGACGGTGATTCGCTCTTCGCTCGACCTGCTGGAGCGTCCGGAACTGCCCGAAGCGCGGCGCAGCCGTTACCTGGCGGCGATTTCAGACACGGTCAACCGAGCGGCGCGTCTCACCGGGCAGTTACTCGCGTTCGCCCGTCGCCAGGCATTGAAGCCGCAGGCGTTCGACGTCAGCCACAGCGTGACCTCGCTGGTGGAAATGATCGAATCGCTGTGTGGTGCCCATATCCGCGTCATCACTGAGCTTGCGCCCTACGATTGTTTCGTCTATGCCGACTCCAGCCAGTTCGATTCGGCGCTGGTCAACGTGGTGGTCAATGCCCGTGATGCGATGAAGGGCGTGGGTACCCTGACCGTCGCGGTAGCCTCGGTCGACACCCTCCCGGCACTGCGCGGCCAGCCTGCGGTGCCGGGGGCGTTTGTGGCGATCGCGGTGAGCGACACCGGCAGCGGCATACGCCCTGAGCATCTGGAGCGCATATTCGAGCCGTTTTTCACCACCAAGAACGTCGGGCAAGGCACCGGGCTTGGCCTTAGCCAGGTGTTTGGCTTTGCCAAACAGTCGGGCGGCGAAGTGCGGGTCAGCACCGAATTCGGTCGAGGTTCGACGTTTACGTTGTACCTGCCCAAAGTCATTGCGCGGCCACGGGAACCCGAGGTGGAGCTTGAGGCGGCGCCGATGACCGAGGGCCGTGGCACCCATGTGCTGGTGGTGGAAGACAACGTCGAAGTGGGCACCTTTGCCACCCAGGCCCTCAAGTTGTTGTCCGATGAAGCCGACGCGTTCGACGTGGTGTTTTCCGATGTGATGATGCCCGGCATGAACGGGCTCGAGCTGGCCAAGGAAATCCAACGGCTGTGGCCCGCCTTGCCCATCGTGCTCACCAGTGGCTACAGCCATGTGCTGGCGCAGCAAGGCACCCACGGTTTCGACCTGCTGCACAAGCCGTATTCCATTCACCAACTGTTGCTGATTCTGCGCAGGGCCTGTTCGACATCAGCGGGCTCAGGCTGA
- a CDS encoding alpha/beta hydrolase yields the protein MAYQHWPASETELAQMRRFNRTLAWLPRFKIRNRVTPRVIQALLRTRQRFQKPPVVEIRLIGSVPVRILRPAGAPKGVVLDIHGGGWVIGNAQMNDDLNLGMVRACDVAVVSVDYRLAVNTPVEGLLEDCLAAARWLLADCAEFAGLPVFLVGESAGGHLAAATLLALKQWPLLLQRVHGAVLYYGVYDLTGTPSVRNAGPQTLLLDGPGMVTALRLLTPGISDDERRQPPLSPLYGDFAGMPPALMFVGELDPLKDDTLLIAERWSQVEAHLLPESAHGFIHFPVAMADSVLVYSRGWITARLHTRPLSASCSTVVPGPE from the coding sequence ATGGCTTACCAACACTGGCCCGCCAGCGAGACCGAATTGGCCCAGATGCGCCGCTTCAATCGCACGCTCGCGTGGCTGCCGCGCTTCAAGATCCGCAACCGCGTCACGCCGCGTGTGATCCAGGCACTGCTGCGCACCCGGCAAAGGTTCCAGAAACCGCCTGTGGTGGAAATCCGGCTTATCGGCTCCGTGCCCGTGCGTATCCTGCGGCCCGCCGGTGCGCCCAAAGGCGTGGTGCTGGATATCCACGGCGGCGGCTGGGTGATTGGCAATGCGCAGATGAATGACGACCTCAACCTCGGCATGGTGCGCGCGTGCGACGTGGCGGTGGTGTCGGTGGACTATCGGCTGGCGGTTAACACGCCGGTGGAAGGGTTGCTGGAAGACTGCCTGGCCGCTGCGCGCTGGCTGTTGGCGGACTGCGCGGAGTTTGCCGGCCTGCCGGTGTTTCTTGTCGGCGAATCGGCCGGCGGGCATCTGGCGGCGGCGACGTTGCTGGCGTTGAAGCAATGGCCGCTGCTGCTCCAACGTGTCCATGGCGCGGTGTTGTACTACGGGGTGTATGACTTGACCGGCACGCCGAGCGTGCGCAACGCCGGGCCGCAAACGCTGTTGCTCGATGGGCCGGGAATGGTCACGGCGCTGCGCTTGCTCACGCCGGGGATCAGCGACGACGAGCGTCGACAGCCTCCCTTGTCACCCTTGTATGGCGACTTCGCCGGCATGCCGCCAGCGTTGATGTTCGTGGGCGAACTGGACCCGCTCAAGGACGACACGCTGCTGATCGCCGAACGCTGGAGTCAGGTGGAGGCGCATCTGTTGCCGGAGTCGGCCCATGGGTTCATTCATTTTCCCGTGGCGATGGCGGACAGCGTTTTGGTATACAGCCGGGGCTGGATAACGGCGCGTCTGCACACCCGGCCACTCTCGGCTTCCTGCAGCACCGTCGTCCCTGGCCCTGAATGA
- a CDS encoding TspO/MBR family protein: MIFFIFLLACAAAASTGVIFKPGAWYESLVKPSFTPPNWLFPVAWTIIYLLLAWAGYRLSLIPGSEMVLALWAAQIALNTLWTPVFFGAHRLLAGMVIIVLLWLTVAAMVVLAVRLDLITGLILFPYLAWLCVAAALNFSILRNNR, translated from the coding sequence ATGATCTTCTTCATCTTCCTGCTCGCTTGCGCTGCCGCCGCCAGTACCGGTGTGATTTTCAAACCCGGCGCCTGGTACGAATCCCTGGTCAAGCCCAGCTTCACCCCGCCCAACTGGTTGTTCCCGGTGGCGTGGACAATTATCTACCTGTTGCTGGCCTGGGCCGGTTACCGCTTGAGCCTGATCCCGGGCAGCGAGATGGTGTTGGCGCTGTGGGCCGCGCAGATTGCATTGAATACGCTGTGGACGCCGGTGTTCTTCGGCGCGCATCGCTTGCTCGCCGGGATGGTGATCATTGTGCTGTTGTGGCTGACCGTGGCGGCGATGGTGGTGCTGGCAGTGCGTCTGGACCTGATTACCGGCCTGATCCTGTTTCCGTACCTGGCCTGGCTGTGCGTAGCGGCGGCGTTGAACTTCTCGATCCTGCGGAATAACCGTTGA